The Hymenobacter sp. 5317J-9 genome has a window encoding:
- a CDS encoding amidohydrolase family protein has translation MTRNSIPTLAAAAFLLAAGPAFAQKTYLHCGKLLDVRSGKLLSQQTIVVEKDRIVAIQSGYTAAGGAQDKIINLENRTVLPGFIDCHVHLEFQSSRNTFREGYTLNPADIAFRAQGHALTTLRAGFTTVRDCGGTGVNTSLRNAVAQGLVPGPRIFSAGMPISATGGHMDETDGLNEDQIQKAGHPINLANGPDQCRQAVREQFKRGADLIKIASTGGVLDLSKDGTGAQYTEEEIRAVVQTAKDLGLPVACHAHGAEGIKRAVRAGVTSIDHGSLMDDEAIKLMAKTKTWYVPTLIAGKSVADTTRTHPGYFPPVIAAKALNVGTKMQGTFARAYKAGVRVAFGTDAGVFRHGQNAKEFGYMTEAGMPPLEAIRAATLNAAQLLGEPDDLGALEAGKYADIVAVEGDPLQDIAVLTRPTFVMKAGVAYRQE, from the coding sequence ATGACGCGCAACTCTATTCCCACACTAGCCGCAGCCGCTTTTCTGCTGGCTGCCGGCCCAGCCTTCGCCCAAAAAACCTACCTGCACTGCGGCAAGCTGCTGGACGTGCGGAGTGGCAAGCTGCTGAGCCAGCAAACGATTGTGGTCGAAAAAGACCGAATTGTAGCCATTCAAAGCGGCTACACGGCGGCGGGCGGCGCGCAGGATAAAATTATCAACCTCGAAAACCGCACCGTATTGCCCGGCTTCATCGACTGCCACGTGCACCTGGAATTTCAATCGAGCCGCAACACCTTCCGCGAGGGCTACACCCTCAACCCCGCCGACATCGCCTTTCGGGCCCAGGGACACGCCCTGACCACGCTGCGCGCCGGCTTTACCACCGTGCGCGACTGCGGCGGCACGGGCGTGAACACCAGCCTGCGCAACGCCGTGGCCCAGGGGCTGGTGCCGGGCCCGCGCATCTTTTCGGCCGGAATGCCCATTTCGGCCACCGGCGGGCACATGGATGAAACCGATGGCTTGAACGAGGACCAGATTCAGAAAGCCGGCCACCCGATAAACCTCGCCAACGGCCCCGACCAGTGCCGCCAGGCCGTGCGCGAGCAGTTCAAGCGCGGCGCCGACCTCATCAAAATTGCCAGCACCGGCGGCGTGCTCGACCTGAGCAAAGACGGCACCGGCGCCCAGTACACGGAGGAAGAAATAAGGGCCGTGGTGCAAACGGCCAAAGATTTGGGCCTGCCCGTGGCCTGCCACGCGCACGGCGCCGAAGGCATCAAGCGGGCCGTGCGGGCCGGCGTGACCAGCATCGACCACGGCTCGCTGATGGACGACGAGGCCATCAAGCTCATGGCCAAAACCAAGACCTGGTACGTGCCCACGCTCATTGCCGGCAAGTCGGTGGCCGACACCACGCGCACGCACCCCGGCTACTTTCCGCCCGTCATCGCCGCCAAAGCCCTGAACGTGGGCACCAAGATGCAGGGCACCTTTGCCCGCGCCTACAAGGCCGGCGTGCGCGTGGCCTTCGGCACCGATGCGGGCGTGTTTCGCCACGGCCAGAACGCCAAGGAGTTCGGCTACATGACCGAGGCCGGCATGCCGCCGCTGGAAGCCATTCGGGCGGCCACGCTGAACGCCGCCCAGCTGCTGGGCGAGCCCGACGACCTGGGTGCGCTGGAAGCCGGCAAATACGCCGACATCGTGGCCGTGGAGGGCGACCCGCTGCAGGACATCGCGGTGCTGACGCGCCCCACATTTGTGATGAAAGCCGGCGTGGCGTACCGCCAGGAATAG
- a CDS encoding CinA family protein, with protein sequence MKKPDVEALVQQFLKHKLTLALAESCTCGLAAAQLAPATGVSEVLLGSVVTYHTEAKQRLLGVKKETLATYSAESQQTTNEMALGLQKHLPAADVHVAVTGLCGDGASATPDKPVGTTFVTILLDGHAHEYRAELTGTADELRQQAASLIYEKLTDLLKRRQVAAVAAQPSSTRPGRKASNAA encoded by the coding sequence ATGAAAAAACCCGACGTTGAGGCCCTCGTTCAGCAGTTTCTCAAGCACAAGCTCACCTTGGCCCTGGCCGAAAGCTGCACCTGTGGCCTGGCGGCTGCGCAGCTAGCCCCGGCCACGGGCGTGAGCGAAGTGCTGCTGGGCTCGGTGGTGACGTACCACACCGAGGCCAAGCAACGGCTGCTGGGCGTGAAGAAGGAAACCCTGGCCACCTACTCGGCCGAAAGCCAGCAAACCACCAACGAAATGGCCCTGGGCCTGCAGAAGCACCTGCCGGCCGCCGATGTGCACGTAGCCGTGACGGGGCTGTGCGGCGACGGCGCCTCGGCCACGCCCGACAAGCCGGTGGGCACCACCTTCGTAACGATACTGCTGGACGGGCACGCCCACGAATACCGCGCCGAACTGACCGGCACCGCCGACGAGCTGCGCCAGCAGGCGGCTTCCCTCATCTACGAGAAGCTGACGGACCTGCTGAAGCGCCGGCAAGTGGCAGCCGTAGCGGCCCAGCCCAGCAGCACCCGCCCCGGCCGGAAGGCCAGCAACGCAGCCTAA
- a CDS encoding zinc dependent phospholipase C family protein: MKKTILPLLLAALMLAHGTAGAWGFFGHRTITQVAVYELPSSLQSFYYRHMGDLVRQSTAPDERRNDDPTEAPKHYIDMDHYSEDNPFGKMPRQYDKAAEKFKPDTLKKYGTVPWVVMEVKDNLTEAFRQRDTTAIIKYSAELSHYVGDAFVPLHTTINYDGQLTDQKGLHSLWESQLPERFINDYKLVGEPAKYVKDPLAAIWEVIQQSYGFLGETFDRATKIEKTMKPDVRFTFSHRYGKTSRRYSDAFADAYEKEVGGMVDYRLKGAPTLVSSLWLTAWQDAGKPDLNALMTPSKPTKEEKEKLSTELSAWKKNTLAQDQLLLAQQKVKKVETADEIKSAKEMAEPAATEAPDGVPASAPAAAPAPTPATDKVKVKTKGKDGSEKVKLKGE; the protein is encoded by the coding sequence ATGAAAAAAACCATCCTGCCGCTGCTGCTTGCGGCCCTCATGCTTGCCCACGGCACTGCCGGCGCCTGGGGTTTTTTCGGTCACCGCACCATCACGCAGGTAGCGGTATACGAGCTGCCGTCGTCGCTGCAAAGCTTTTACTATCGGCACATGGGCGACCTGGTGCGCCAGAGCACCGCCCCCGATGAGCGCCGCAACGACGACCCCACCGAGGCGCCCAAGCACTACATCGACATGGACCATTATTCCGAAGACAACCCCTTCGGCAAGATGCCCCGGCAGTACGATAAAGCGGCGGAAAAATTCAAGCCCGACACGCTGAAGAAGTATGGTACCGTGCCGTGGGTGGTGATGGAAGTGAAGGACAACCTCACCGAGGCCTTCCGCCAGCGCGACACCACGGCCATCATCAAGTACTCGGCCGAGCTGAGCCACTACGTGGGCGACGCCTTCGTGCCGCTGCACACCACCATCAACTACGACGGCCAGCTCACCGACCAGAAGGGCCTGCACAGCCTCTGGGAAAGCCAGCTGCCCGAGCGGTTCATCAACGACTACAAGCTGGTGGGCGAGCCGGCCAAGTACGTGAAGGACCCGCTGGCGGCCATTTGGGAGGTGATTCAGCAGAGCTACGGCTTTCTGGGCGAGACCTTCGACCGGGCCACTAAGATTGAGAAAACCATGAAGCCCGACGTGCGCTTCACGTTCTCGCACCGCTACGGCAAAACCTCGCGCCGCTACTCTGACGCCTTTGCCGACGCCTACGAGAAGGAAGTGGGCGGCATGGTGGACTACCGCCTCAAGGGCGCGCCCACGCTGGTGTCGTCGCTGTGGCTCACGGCCTGGCAAGACGCCGGCAAGCCCGACCTGAATGCGCTGATGACGCCCAGCAAGCCCACCAAAGAGGAGAAAGAGAAGCTCAGCACCGAGCTCTCAGCCTGGAAGAAAAACACCCTAGCTCAGGACCAGCTGCTGCTGGCCCAGCAGAAGGTGAAGAAGGTAGAAACCGCCGACGAAATCAAATCGGCCAAAGAAATGGCGGAGCCGGCTGCCACCGAGGCGCCCGACGGCGTACCCGCCTCAGCGCCGGCCGCTGCCCCCGCCCCCACGCCAGCCACCGACAAAGTGAAAGTGAAAACCAAAGGCAAAGACGGCAGCGAGAAAGTGAAGCTGAAGGGCGAATAG
- a CDS encoding peptidylprolyl isomerase, translating to MNRFLFAGLVLLAACNQTPPPTAAPQAKPAVPGPDLATLADSTAPAALLAYGKQYPGSEVLIKTRLGNIRVKLYDDTPIHKANFLLLARKGVFDETMFNRVVKDFAVQGGQTYNARTIRLKRYRLPPEFRAEHFHRKGALGMARYDDEQNPGHLSSNTDFYFVVGEKMAPFQSQAMAGRKLTPAQVKAYATVGGVPSLDGKYTVFGEVIEGQDVVDKIANEPVESDKWPVTDIPMKVEVLK from the coding sequence ATGAACCGCTTCCTATTTGCCGGGCTGGTGCTGCTGGCCGCCTGCAACCAAACGCCGCCGCCCACGGCTGCGCCCCAAGCCAAACCCGCCGTGCCCGGCCCCGACCTGGCCACCCTCGCCGATAGCACCGCCCCGGCGGCGCTGCTGGCCTACGGCAAGCAATACCCCGGCTCCGAAGTGCTGATAAAGACGCGGCTGGGCAACATCCGGGTGAAACTCTACGACGACACGCCCATTCACAAGGCCAACTTTTTGCTGCTAGCGCGCAAGGGCGTGTTCGACGAAACCATGTTCAACCGCGTGGTGAAGGATTTTGCCGTGCAAGGCGGCCAGACGTACAACGCCCGCACCATCCGGCTGAAGCGCTACCGCCTGCCGCCCGAGTTCCGGGCCGAGCATTTCCACCGCAAGGGCGCCCTGGGCATGGCCCGCTACGACGACGAGCAGAACCCCGGCCACCTGTCCTCCAACACCGATTTTTACTTCGTGGTGGGCGAAAAGATGGCGCCGTTTCAGTCGCAGGCCATGGCCGGCCGCAAGCTCACGCCCGCGCAGGTGAAGGCCTACGCCACGGTGGGCGGCGTGCCCTCGCTCGACGGTAAGTACACGGTTTTTGGTGAAGTCATCGAAGGGCAGGACGTGGTGGATAAGATTGCCAACGAGCCCGTGGAATCCGACAAATGGCCGGTCACGGACATTCCGATGAAGGTGGAAGTGCTGAAGTAG
- a CDS encoding BLUF domain-containing protein, with amino-acid sequence MHQLVYTSTAGVALTEAELQQQLNSWRRKNADLAVTGVLLHSEGHILQVLEGEAAVLHDLFATIAADFRHRSVTKLADGPVQARAFSDWSMGFRNVESTRFAQFVPSTLSEHTADLVPLLEAFMAEEPLA; translated from the coding sequence ATGCACCAACTCGTTTACACCAGCACGGCCGGCGTGGCCCTTACCGAGGCCGAGCTTCAGCAGCAGCTCAATAGCTGGCGCCGCAAAAACGCGGACCTGGCCGTGACGGGGGTGCTGCTGCACAGCGAAGGCCACATTTTGCAGGTCCTGGAAGGCGAGGCCGCTGTGCTGCACGACCTGTTTGCCACCATTGCGGCCGACTTCCGCCACCGCAGCGTGACCAAGCTGGCCGATGGGCCGGTGCAGGCCCGGGCGTTTTCCGACTGGTCGATGGGCTTTCGCAACGTCGAGTCGACGCGGTTTGCGCAGTTTGTGCCGTCCACGCTGTCCGAGCACACCGCCGACCTGGTGCCGCTGCTCGAAGCATTCATGGCCGAAGAGCCGTTGGCCTAG
- a CDS encoding M13 family metallopeptidase, which produces MTQFSFLRRAALSAAVLGLAAGAAQAQTKIKTKSSSAGKTKTTVNTTGQSGVGITLANLDKSVSPCDDFFQYANGTWMKNNPIPLSETRWGGFNQLRNRNRDVVHGILEKVAADRTAKPGSNAQKVGDFYAAAMDSVAVEKAGLKYLQPRLDKINAIQDVAGVQRYLADPKNYGKGWYGLAVGQDAKNSNVYAVQMRQGGLTLPDRDYYLKDDARSKAIRAAYRTYQVNTFKLLGDDQATAERNADAVTRIETRMAKASRDRVALRDRESNYNKMTVAQVAAAYPNLDIPLRLKESGLSGAKEIIVGQPDYLKEANTMIKEEPIADQKQYLRFHLVEGVTSALPKAYVDESFRLTQVLTGAKVPQARWKRAFAATDGALGEAFGQIYVDQDFSPAAKARAKAMVENMRQAYAERIQATEWMSPATKAEALKKLNAFVVKIGYPDKWKDYSKLNISRESALNNLFAVSEFYTMDNLSKFGQPVDRSVWGMTPPTVNAYYNPSLNEIVFPAGILQPPFYDPKADDAVNYGGIGAVIGHEMTHGFDDQGRKVDSEGNLRDWWTKEDGEKFTAKADVVGKQYDAFSPLDSVHVNGKLTMGENLADLGGLTIAYAAFMKTPQAKAGKPIDGFTPEQRFFLSYAQIWRENQRPEAQRQQVQTDPHSPGHFRTIGPLQNFPEFHKAFQCKDGDKMVRSASNRAKIW; this is translated from the coding sequence ATGACCCAATTTTCTTTTTTGCGGCGCGCGGCTTTATCGGCAGCGGTGCTGGGGCTGGCGGCCGGCGCGGCCCAGGCCCAAACCAAGATTAAAACCAAGAGCAGCAGCGCGGGCAAGACCAAAACCACGGTGAACACCACGGGCCAGTCGGGCGTGGGCATCACCTTGGCCAACCTTGATAAATCGGTGTCGCCCTGCGACGACTTCTTCCAGTACGCCAACGGCACCTGGATGAAAAATAACCCCATTCCACTGTCCGAAACCCGCTGGGGTGGCTTCAACCAGTTGCGCAACCGCAACCGCGACGTGGTGCACGGCATTCTGGAAAAAGTAGCGGCCGACCGCACCGCCAAGCCCGGCTCGAACGCCCAGAAGGTGGGCGACTTCTACGCCGCCGCCATGGACAGCGTGGCCGTTGAGAAGGCCGGCCTGAAATACCTGCAGCCGCGCCTCGACAAGATTAACGCCATTCAGGACGTGGCCGGCGTGCAGCGCTACCTCGCCGACCCCAAAAACTACGGCAAGGGCTGGTACGGCCTGGCCGTGGGCCAGGACGCCAAAAACAGCAACGTGTATGCCGTGCAGATGCGCCAGGGTGGCCTCACCCTGCCCGACCGCGACTACTACCTGAAGGACGACGCCCGCTCGAAAGCCATTCGCGCCGCCTACCGCACCTACCAGGTGAACACCTTTAAGCTGCTGGGCGACGACCAGGCCACCGCCGAGCGCAATGCCGACGCCGTGACGCGTATCGAAACGCGCATGGCGAAGGCCAGCCGCGACCGGGTGGCCCTGCGCGACCGCGAAAGCAACTACAACAAGATGACCGTGGCCCAGGTGGCCGCGGCCTACCCCAACCTCGACATTCCGCTGCGCCTGAAGGAAAGCGGCCTGAGCGGGGCCAAGGAAATCATTGTGGGCCAGCCCGACTACCTGAAGGAGGCTAACACGATGATTAAGGAAGAGCCCATTGCCGACCAGAAGCAGTACCTGCGCTTCCACCTGGTGGAGGGCGTGACGTCGGCGCTGCCCAAGGCTTACGTGGACGAGAGCTTCCGCCTCACGCAGGTGCTCACGGGCGCCAAGGTGCCCCAGGCCCGCTGGAAGCGCGCCTTCGCCGCCACCGACGGCGCCCTGGGCGAGGCCTTCGGTCAGATTTATGTAGACCAGGATTTCAGCCCTGCCGCCAAGGCCCGCGCTAAGGCCATGGTAGAAAACATGCGCCAGGCCTACGCCGAGCGCATTCAGGCTACTGAGTGGATGAGCCCGGCCACCAAAGCCGAAGCCCTGAAAAAGCTGAACGCCTTCGTGGTTAAAATTGGCTACCCCGACAAGTGGAAGGATTACTCCAAGCTGAATATCAGCCGCGAAAGCGCCCTGAATAACTTGTTTGCGGTGTCCGAATTCTACACCATGGACAACCTGAGCAAGTTCGGCCAGCCCGTGGACCGCTCGGTGTGGGGCATGACGCCGCCCACGGTGAATGCCTACTACAACCCCTCGCTCAACGAGATTGTGTTCCCGGCCGGCATCCTGCAGCCGCCCTTCTACGACCCCAAAGCGGATGATGCGGTGAACTACGGCGGCATCGGCGCCGTCATTGGCCACGAAATGACCCACGGCTTCGACGACCAGGGTCGCAAGGTGGACTCGGAAGGCAACCTGCGCGACTGGTGGACTAAGGAAGACGGCGAGAAATTCACGGCCAAGGCCGACGTGGTGGGCAAGCAGTACGACGCTTTCTCGCCGCTGGACTCGGTGCACGTGAACGGCAAGCTGACGATGGGCGAAAACCTGGCCGACCTCGGCGGCCTGACCATTGCCTACGCGGCCTTCATGAAGACGCCCCAGGCCAAGGCCGGCAAGCCCATCGACGGCTTCACGCCCGAGCAGCGCTTCTTTCTGAGCTACGCCCAAATCTGGCGCGAAAACCAGCGCCCCGAGGCCCAGCGCCAGCAGGTGCAAACCGACCCGCACTCGCCGGGCCACTTCCGCACCATAGGGCCGCTGCAGAACTTCCCGGAGTTCCACAAGGCCTTCCAGTGCAAAGACGGCGACAAAATGGTGCGCTCGGCTTCGAACCGCGCCAAAATCTGGTAA
- a CDS encoding M13 family metallopeptidase: MISTSVARRIGLAVLGLGSLVTTSASAQTAKPASAQKGVGINIANIDPSVKPCEDFFHYASGNWLKNNAIPDAQSSWGAFNELIDRNQATLRTILTTTAANAAKAPKGSNAQKVGDFYGSAMDSAAIDAAGLKYLKPHLDRIMAINSLADEQKLLADPKAHVGSVWLSSGVDQDLKKSSEYAVYLNQGGLGLPDRDYYLKDDARSKAIRAAYRTYQVNTFKLLGDDQATAEKNAAAVTRIETRLAKASKSRVDLRDPYANYNKMTLAQANASFPNLALTEQLQGEGLGAAKEVIVGQPEFLKEVSAAMQQEPIADQKQYLRWHLVSSVTPALPRAYGDEAFKFSQTLSGAKKQQPRWKRSLASTDRALGEAFGQLYVDKAFSPAAKAKAKEMIENLRKAYAERIQATDWMSAATKKEALTKLNAFVVKIGYPDKWRDYSTLNVSRESYLNNLFAAQEWANKREVNKFGKPIDRAEWGMTPPTVNAYYNPAMNEIVFPAGILQPPFYDPKADDAVNYGGIGAVIGHEMTHGFDDEGRQFDAQGNLRDWWTKEDADKFNAKAAMVGKQYDAFTPLDSVHVNGKLTMGENLADLGGLTIAYQAFMKTPQAKAGKLIDGFTPEQRFFLGYAQIWRTNIRPEAVRQQVQTDPHSPGQFRTNGPLMNMPEFYKAFGCQDGNKMMRAAADRSKIW, translated from the coding sequence ATGATTTCAACTTCTGTTGCGCGGCGCATTGGGCTGGCCGTGCTCGGGCTCGGCAGCTTGGTGACCACCAGCGCTTCGGCTCAAACCGCCAAACCGGCTTCGGCGCAAAAAGGCGTCGGCATCAACATCGCCAACATCGACCCCTCGGTGAAGCCCTGCGAGGACTTCTTCCACTACGCGTCGGGCAACTGGCTCAAAAACAACGCCATTCCGGACGCGCAATCGAGCTGGGGCGCTTTCAACGAGCTGATTGACCGCAACCAAGCCACTCTTCGCACCATTCTGACTACCACGGCCGCCAACGCGGCCAAGGCCCCCAAGGGCTCGAATGCGCAGAAAGTGGGCGACTTCTACGGCTCGGCCATGGACTCGGCCGCCATCGACGCGGCTGGCCTGAAGTACCTCAAGCCGCACCTCGACCGCATCATGGCCATCAACAGCTTGGCCGACGAGCAGAAGCTGCTGGCCGACCCCAAAGCCCACGTGGGCAGCGTGTGGCTGAGCTCGGGCGTGGACCAGGACCTGAAAAAAAGCAGCGAGTACGCGGTGTACCTCAACCAGGGTGGCCTCGGCCTGCCCGACCGCGACTACTACCTGAAAGACGACGCGCGCTCGAAAGCCATTCGCGCCGCCTATCGCACCTACCAGGTGAACACCTTTAAGCTGCTGGGCGACGACCAGGCCACGGCCGAGAAAAATGCCGCCGCCGTCACGCGCATCGAAACGCGCCTGGCCAAAGCCAGCAAAAGCCGCGTGGACCTGCGCGACCCCTATGCCAATTACAACAAGATGACGCTGGCCCAGGCCAACGCATCTTTCCCCAATCTCGCCCTGACCGAGCAGCTGCAAGGCGAAGGCCTGGGCGCCGCCAAGGAAGTCATCGTGGGCCAGCCCGAATTCCTGAAGGAAGTGAGCGCCGCTATGCAGCAGGAGCCCATTGCCGACCAGAAGCAGTACCTGCGCTGGCACTTGGTGAGCAGCGTGACCCCGGCCCTGCCCAGGGCCTACGGCGACGAAGCCTTCAAATTCTCACAAACCCTGAGCGGCGCCAAAAAACAGCAGCCTCGCTGGAAACGCTCGCTGGCCTCGACGGACCGCGCTCTGGGCGAAGCCTTTGGCCAACTCTACGTGGACAAAGCCTTTTCGCCCGCTGCCAAGGCCAAGGCCAAGGAAATGATTGAAAATCTGCGCAAAGCCTACGCCGAGCGCATTCAGGCCACCGACTGGATGAGCGCCGCCACCAAAAAGGAGGCCCTCACCAAGCTCAACGCCTTCGTGGTGAAGATTGGCTACCCCGACAAGTGGCGCGACTACTCCACGCTAAACGTGAGCCGCGAAAGCTACCTGAACAACCTGTTTGCCGCTCAGGAATGGGCCAACAAGCGTGAGGTGAACAAGTTTGGCAAACCGATTGACCGCGCCGAGTGGGGCATGACCCCGCCCACGGTGAATGCCTATTACAATCCGGCTATGAACGAGATTGTGTTCCCGGCCGGCATCCTGCAGCCGCCCTTCTACGACCCCAAGGCCGACGACGCGGTGAACTACGGCGGCATCGGCGCCGTGATTGGCCACGAGATGACCCACGGCTTCGACGACGAAGGCCGCCAGTTCGACGCCCAGGGCAACCTGCGCGACTGGTGGACCAAAGAGGATGCCGACAAGTTCAACGCCAAGGCCGCGATGGTGGGCAAGCAATACGACGCATTCACACCGCTGGACTCGGTGCACGTGAACGGCAAGCTGACCATGGGCGAAAACCTGGCCGACCTCGGCGGGCTGACCATCGCCTACCAGGCCTTCATGAAGACGCCCCAGGCCAAGGCCGGCAAGCTGATTGACGGCTTCACGCCCGAGCAGCGCTTCTTCCTGGGCTACGCCCAAATCTGGCGCACCAACATTCGCCCGGAAGCCGTGCGCCAGCAGGTGCAAACCGACCCGCACTCGCCGGGCCAGTTCCGCACCAACGGCCCGCTGATGAACATGCCGGAGTTCTATAAAGCCTTCGGCTGCCAGGACGGCAACAAGATGATGCGCGCCGCCGCCGACCGCTCCAAAATCTGGTAA
- the xseA gene encoding exodeoxyribonuclease VII large subunit — MPLYNRRPELPSLLPPPPLGLADLLARVRQALQQQLADSYWVVAEVAELTAPRFAGAHCYLTLTEQTTDGRGTPLKAQARATLWSQRYQQLAPAFERHTGQPLRPGLKLLLRVQVRFHEQYGLSLDVLAIDPSYTVGELALQRARTLRQLEEKGLLERQKGLSLPLAPQRLAVISSPTAAGFQDFVQQLDEAPYDFALTLFPATMQGDDAPASIRAALDGVRARRGQFDAVVIIRGGGSRTDLLAFDEYGLAAAVGAFPLPVLTGIGHERDEAVVDLAAHRALKTPTAVAAFLVERLARLEAALLGYGEQVAALARRQLAQRHARLDQLSGRSRYAAHRQLDAARDALRERARQATLGPREQLRLLGLGLVRFRHQLPRAARRRLAREQRGLRRRGRALLSRFIRHHRRRREDVLRRRFRLQLTLERHLHRAEIRLARAAAVQEFLAAKAQPVPPIITPKPPLA, encoded by the coding sequence ATGCCGCTCTACAACCGCCGCCCCGAGCTTCCGTCTCTGCTGCCGCCGCCCCCGCTGGGGCTGGCCGACCTGCTGGCGCGCGTGCGCCAGGCCCTGCAGCAGCAGCTGGCCGACTCCTATTGGGTGGTGGCCGAAGTGGCCGAGCTCACCGCGCCGCGTTTTGCCGGCGCGCATTGCTACCTCACCCTCACCGAGCAAACCACCGACGGCCGCGGCACGCCCCTCAAGGCCCAGGCCCGGGCCACCCTCTGGAGCCAGCGCTACCAGCAGCTGGCCCCGGCTTTCGAGCGGCACACCGGCCAGCCCCTGCGCCCCGGCCTGAAGCTGCTGCTGCGCGTACAGGTGCGCTTTCATGAGCAGTACGGCCTCAGCCTCGACGTGCTGGCCATCGACCCGAGCTACACCGTGGGCGAGCTGGCCCTGCAGCGTGCGCGCACTCTGCGCCAGCTGGAGGAAAAAGGGCTGCTGGAACGCCAGAAGGGGCTTTCACTGCCGCTGGCCCCGCAGCGCCTGGCCGTCATCTCCTCCCCCACCGCGGCCGGCTTCCAGGATTTTGTGCAGCAGCTCGACGAGGCGCCCTACGATTTTGCCCTCACGCTGTTCCCGGCCACGATGCAAGGCGACGACGCCCCGGCCAGCATTCGGGCGGCGCTGGATGGGGTGCGGGCCCGCCGCGGGCAGTTCGATGCCGTGGTCATCATCCGGGGTGGCGGCAGCCGTACCGACTTATTGGCGTTCGACGAATATGGGCTGGCCGCCGCCGTGGGCGCATTTCCGCTACCCGTGCTCACGGGCATCGGGCACGAGCGCGACGAAGCTGTGGTGGACCTGGCCGCCCACCGCGCCCTGAAAACCCCCACCGCCGTGGCCGCTTTTCTGGTGGAGCGCCTGGCCCGCCTCGAAGCCGCCTTGCTGGGCTACGGCGAACAGGTAGCCGCCCTGGCCCGCCGCCAGCTGGCCCAGCGCCACGCCCGGCTTGACCAGCTCAGCGGGCGCAGCCGCTACGCCGCCCACCGCCAGCTCGATGCCGCCCGCGACGCCCTGCGCGAACGCGCCCGCCAGGCCACGCTGGGCCCGCGCGAGCAGCTGCGCCTGCTGGGCCTGGGCCTGGTCCGCTTCCGCCACCAGCTGCCACGGGCGGCGCGCCGCCGGCTGGCCCGCGAGCAGCGCGGCCTGCGCCGGCGCGGCCGGGCCTTGCTGAGCCGCTTCATTCGCCACCACCGGCGCCGGCGCGAAGACGTGCTGCGGCGCCGCTTCCGGCTGCAGCTGACGCTGGAGCGCCACCTGCACCGGGCCGAAATACGCCTGGCCCGCGCGGCGGCAGTGCAGGAATTTCTGGCGGCAAAGGCTCAGCCAGTGCCCCCTATCATTACCCCTAAACCACCCCTTGCATGA
- the xseB gene encoding exodeoxyribonuclease VII small subunit has protein sequence MTYREAIEELETILRALETDAVDVDDLTTRVERSAELIRLCRHKLRHAEASLDRVFDTLDEEDESDESTDEEEVEDDEDADADEEDDDEHDHLPGGPGRAW, from the coding sequence ATGACCTATCGCGAAGCCATAGAAGAACTGGAGACCATTTTGCGGGCACTGGAGACTGATGCCGTTGACGTAGACGACCTGACGACCCGCGTCGAGCGCTCCGCCGAGCTTATCCGGCTGTGCCGACACAAGCTGCGGCACGCCGAGGCGTCGCTCGACCGGGTATTTGACACACTGGATGAGGAGGATGAATCCGACGAATCGACTGACGAAGAAGAGGTTGAGGACGACGAGGACGCTGACGCCGACGAGGAAGATGATGACGAGCACGACCATTTGCCCGGTGGGCCGGGACGGGCGTGGTAA